Proteins co-encoded in one Bacillus paramycoides genomic window:
- the comJ gene encoding competence protein ComJ → MELTISYSQLMLMNYDGDQPYVDWTNEDFERGYAKADGTVIFEALSDYTCEVKVTCGKHIEKEEVIRTVTVPFTVENECIVVTSILSNKFQIPIPNGEYTVVLQATPLEEPTDDELYKIQYEFFFESKE, encoded by the coding sequence ATGGAGTTAACAATTTCGTATTCGCAATTAATGTTGATGAACTATGACGGGGATCAGCCTTACGTTGACTGGACGAATGAAGATTTTGAAAGAGGTTATGCGAAGGCGGATGGAACTGTTATTTTTGAAGCACTTTCTGATTATACTTGTGAAGTAAAAGTGACCTGCGGGAAACATATTGAGAAAGAAGAAGTGATTAGAACCGTTACAGTTCCGTTTACAGTTGAAAATGAATGTATCGTTGTAACAAGTATTCTTTCAAATAAATTTCAAATCCCTATTCCAAATGGTGAGTATACGGTTGTATTACAAGCAACGCCTCTTGAAGAACCAACGGATGATGAATTATATAAAATACAATATGAATTCTTTTTTGAAAGTAAAGAATAA
- the nucA gene encoding DNA-entry nuclease encodes MKQLKGIIISIIAILSIVVAVYEVLVPEETSIKKTNAYDQVLEFPKERYPETGKHITDAIKEGHSEVCTIDRGGAADRRKLSLAPYPSKKGYDRDEWPMAMCKEGGKGAHIEYISPADNRGAGSWVGNKLDKYPDGTRVKFDVK; translated from the coding sequence ATGAAGCAATTAAAAGGTATTATCATTTCAATTATTGCAATTCTTTCTATTGTAGTAGCGGTGTATGAAGTACTTGTTCCAGAGGAAACAAGTATCAAAAAAACAAATGCGTATGATCAAGTTCTAGAATTTCCGAAAGAGCGATATCCAGAGACAGGAAAACATATTACGGATGCGATAAAAGAAGGGCATTCAGAAGTTTGTACAATCGACCGTGGTGGCGCTGCGGATAGAAGAAAATTATCGTTAGCTCCATATCCATCAAAAAAAGGATATGATCGTGATGAATGGCCAATGGCGATGTGTAAAGAAGGCGGAAAAGGAGCACATATTGAATATATAAGTCCAGCAGATAACCGCGGAGCAGGCTCTTGGGTAGGAAATAAGTTAGATAAATACCCAGATGGTACGCGTGTGAAGTTTGATGTGAAGTAG